From the genome of Triticum aestivum cultivar Chinese Spring chromosome 3B, IWGSC CS RefSeq v2.1, whole genome shotgun sequence, one region includes:
- the LOC123070131 gene encoding N-terminal acetyltransferase A complex auxiliary subunit NAA15, producing MGSSLPAKEANLFKVIVKSYETKQYKKGLKAADSILKKFPEHGETLSMKGLTLNCMDRKSEAYELVRRGLKNDLKSHVCWHVYGLLYRSDREYREAIKCYRNALRIDPDNIEILRDLSLLQAQMRDLSGFVETRQQLLTLKPNHRMNWIGFAVSHHLSSNSSKAIEVLEAYEGTLEDDYPPENERYEHGEMLLYKISLLEECGMLDRALQEMHKMESKIVDKLSFREQMACILLKLSRFEEAEKIYRSLLFMNPDNYKYLIAVQKCLGLYSENGQYSADDVERLSALYKSLKEEYSWSSAVKRIPLDFLEGEKFHEAADNYVRPLLTKGVPSLFSDLSPLYEHPGKANILEQLFLKLEDSIRTSGCFPGSLQMEPPSTLMWTLLLVSQHYDRRSQYDIALDKIDEAILHTPTVIDLYSIKGNILQHAGNFSAAAALADEARSMDLADRYLNSECVMQMLQADQVGLAEKTAVLFTKDGDQHNNLHDMQCMWYELASGESYFRQGDLGRALKNFLAVEKHYTDMTEDQFDFHSYCLRKMTLRAYVSMLKFQNRLHAHEYFHKAAAGAIRCYMKLHDSPLKSSAEEDDELSKLPAAQRKKLRQKQKKAEARAKREAEEKQEDETTSTNSSKSGKKQQARPVDLDPHGEKLVQVEDPLAEATKYLKLLQNNSSDSLETHILSFELNMRKQKVLLAFQAVKQLIKLDENNPDSHRSLIRFFHRINNLPAPGTDSEKLIWSVLEAERPDLRQLHGKSLVEVNINFLEKHNASLTHRAAAAEMMYLLEPDKKLQAIKLIEDSTNNTASGNGVLGPIKEWGIQDCIDVNKLLDTVFADHDVANRWKVRCAEYFPCSTYFEGVKSAITAHIPGSTSESSPENGDVPSPQAKLEGDAHSLNGTVRVVDDLSNLSMR from the exons ATGGGCTCCTCGCTCCCGGCCAAGGAGGCCAACCTTTTCAAAGTCATCGTC AAATCATATGAAACTAAGCAGTATAAGAAAGGGCTGAAGGCTGCAGATTCCATATTAAAGAAGTTTCCCGAACATGGAG AAACTTTATCGATGAAAGGTTTGACACTAAATTGTATGGATCGGAAATCTGAAGCATACGAGCTTGTTCGCCGTGGCTTGAAG AATGATCTGAAGAGTCATGTGTGCTGGCATGTGTATGGTTTACTTTACAGATCAGATAGAGAATACAGAGAAGCTATAAAATGTTACAGAAATGCTTTGAGGATCGATCCAGACAATATTGAAATTTTGCGTGACTTGTCACTTCTCCAG GCGCAAATGAGGGACTTGTCTGGCTTTGTTGAGACTAGACAACAGCTTCTGACATTAAAGCCAAACCACCGCATGAACTGGATTGGCTTTGCCGTATCTCATCATTTGAGTTCCAA CTCTTCAAAGGCAATAGAAGTTCTGGAGGCATATGAGGGGACACTGGAAGATGATTATCCCCCAGAAAACGAGCGATATGAACATGGTGAAATGCTTTTGTATAAG ATATCGTTGCTTGAGGAATGTGGGATGCTGGACAGAGCCCTTCAGGAGATGCACAAGATGGAGAGTAAAATT GTTGATAAGCTCTCATTCAGAGAACAAATGGCCTGCATTTTGTTGAAACTTAGCCGTTTTGAGGAGGCAGAGAAAATATATAGGTCCCTCCTTTTTATGAATCCTGATAACTACAA GTACCTCATAGCTGTGCAGAAGTGCCTTGGCCTATACTCTGAAAATGGTCAATATTCCGCTGATGATGTTGAACGATTAAGTGCATTATATAAATCACTCAAGGAAGAATATAGTTGGTCATCGGCTGTTAAG CGCATACCTCTTGATTTCCTAGAAGGTGAGAAATTCCACGAGGCAGCAGATAACTATGTCAGACCTCTATTAACCAAG GGAGTGCCGTCACTTTTCTCTGATTTAAGCCCGCTTTATGAGCATCCTGGCAAG GCAAACATATTGGAGCAATTATTTCTTAAGCTAGAAGATTCAATTAGGACTTCTGGATGCTTTCCTGGAAG TTTGCAGATGGAACCTCCATCCACACTCATGTGGACTCTGCTGTTGGTTTCTCAG CACTATGACAGAAGGAGCCAGTATGATATTGCTCTGGATAAAATTGACGAGGCCATTTTACACACGCCAACTGTCATTGATTTGTACTccataaag GGGAATATTTTGCAACATGCTGGCAATTTTTCTGCAGCAGCAGCATTAGCAGATGAAGCTAGGTCCATGGACCTTGCTGATCGTTATTTAAACAGCGAGTGTGTAATGCAGATGCTTCAAGCCGATCAG GTCGGGCTAGCTGAGAAGACTGCTGTCTTGTTTACAAAAGATGGAGATCAGCACAATAATCTCCATGACATGCAGTGCATGTG GTATGAACTTGCTTCTGGCGAGAGTTATTTTCGTCAAGGTGATCTTGGCCGGGCTCTGAAAAATTTCTTGGCTGTTGAAAAGCATTACACTGATATGACTGAAGATCAGTTTGACTTCCATTCATATTGCTTACGGAAGATGACACTTCGGGCGTATGTTTCTATGCTGAAGTTTCAAAACCGTTTGCATGCTCATGAATACTTTCACAAGGCTGCTGCAGGGGCTATCAG GTGTTACATGAAATTACATGATTCTCCATTAAAATCATCTGCTGAGGAGGATGATGAGTTGTCAAAACTGCCAGCTGCCCAGCGGAAGAAGTTGAGGCAAAAACAGAAGAAGGCAGAAGCTCGAGCTAAAAGG GAGGCTGAAGAGAAACAAGAGGATGAAACAACTTCAACCAACAGTTCGAAATCTGGGAAGAAACAACAAGCAAGGCCAGTTGATTTGGACCCACACGGTGAAAAATTGGTCCAG GTTGAAGATCCACTTGCAGAAGCCACAAAATATTTGAAGCTTCTGCAGAATAACTCGTCAGATTCATTAGAAACTCATATACTTTCATTTGAACTTAACATGAGAAAGCAAAAGGTTTTACTCGCTTTTCAG GCGGTCAAACAGCTCATTAAATTGGACGAAAATAATCCAGACAGTCACCGAAGTTTG ATAAGATTCTTCCATAGGATAAACAATCTTCCGGCCCCAGGAACTGATTCTGAGAAATTAATATGGAGCGTTCTGGAAGCTGAACGGCCAGATCTAAG GCAATTACACGGGAAATCTCTTGTTGAAGTAAATATAaacttccttgaaaagcacaacg CTTCTTTGACACACAGAGCAGCTGCAGCTGAAATGATGTACCTCTTGGAGCCGGATAAGAAGCTGCAGGCGATTAAATTAATTGAAGACTCAACAAATAACACAGCGTCAGG AAATGGTGTGCTTGGTCCCATCAAGGAATGGGGCATTCAAGATTGTATTGATGTAAATAAATTGCTGGATACTGTTTTTGCTGATCATGATGTTGCAAACA GGTGGAAGGTACGCTGTGCTGAATATTTTCCATGCTCAACCTACTTCGAAGGTGTGAAAAGTGCTATTACTGCACATATTCCCGGCAGTACTTCCGAGAGTTCACCAGAAAATGGAGATGTACCAAGCCCACAAGCAAAACTTGAGGGAGACGCACACAGTTTGAATGGGACCGTGCGTGTTGTGGATGATCTGAGCAACCTTAGCATGAGGTAA